The following are from one region of the Salicibibacter kimchii genome:
- a CDS encoding ABC transporter ATP-binding protein has protein sequence MVTLQKSHDSNGVSGEVVMQADNLGVSFHSGHKEDYKSHIFNLFSKNKPETEKNKTVWPLRHIDFTGYQGEILGIIGSNGSGKTTLCKMISGILHPDEGRIHVDGKVTALFSMGMGFNKELTGRENAYLNGMMLGVTKKKVTAFMDQIQEFAGLGTFLDQPMKTYSSGMKARLGFSVAAHLEPEILILDEALNTGDTAFGDKAAGKMQELVQKAKMVILVTHSIKFATKNCDRLMWVDKGVVRSIGNPDDVAEQYLATIPEKGQKRRRKLELQKTEADVKEKPVLQADNLGLYYPMKKDKFWALNEVSFDIKEGEVVGIIGHNGAGKSTLCKVLTNIIKPDTGTFDMQGETTALLNYGTGFNDQLTGADNVYLNGMFMGLPKPYLHEKYPEIVRFSELSKFMERPIKYYSSGMRARLGFSIAATLQPDIFIIDEALSTGDIAFQQKASEKIQDMMESAKAVIIVSHSMSFVEKVCTRAIWMEQGTVKYDGEAQETVNLYKAQVKGRVGKKVRRKKGRKKEQSASK, from the coding sequence ATGGTAACTTTACAAAAATCACATGATTCCAATGGGGTCTCCGGAGAAGTTGTCATGCAGGCCGACAACCTCGGCGTGTCGTTTCACTCCGGGCATAAAGAAGATTATAAATCCCATATCTTCAATCTGTTTTCAAAAAACAAACCCGAAACGGAAAAAAATAAAACGGTGTGGCCGTTGCGACATATTGATTTTACCGGCTATCAGGGAGAGATTTTAGGAATTATCGGTTCGAACGGCTCCGGGAAAACGACGCTCTGCAAAATGATTTCGGGTATTTTGCACCCGGATGAAGGCCGGATCCACGTGGACGGCAAAGTCACGGCCCTTTTTTCCATGGGCATGGGTTTTAACAAAGAATTGACGGGCCGTGAAAATGCCTATTTGAACGGTATGATGCTCGGCGTCACGAAGAAAAAAGTAACGGCGTTTATGGATCAAATCCAGGAATTTGCCGGTCTCGGCACTTTTTTGGATCAACCGATGAAGACGTATTCCAGCGGGATGAAAGCAAGGCTTGGGTTCAGCGTGGCCGCGCATCTGGAACCGGAAATCCTCATCCTCGACGAAGCGTTAAACACCGGGGACACGGCTTTTGGCGATAAAGCGGCGGGGAAAATGCAGGAATTGGTGCAAAAAGCAAAGATGGTCATCCTCGTCACCCACAGCATCAAGTTTGCCACGAAAAATTGCGACCGTTTAATGTGGGTTGACAAGGGCGTCGTCAGGAGTATCGGAAACCCTGACGACGTCGCGGAACAATACTTGGCGACCATCCCGGAGAAAGGCCAAAAACGCAGAAGAAAACTGGAATTACAGAAGACGGAAGCGGATGTAAAAGAAAAGCCCGTGCTCCAAGCAGATAACCTGGGCTTGTATTATCCGATGAAAAAAGATAAATTTTGGGCGCTGAACGAGGTAAGCTTTGACATTAAAGAAGGGGAAGTCGTCGGCATTATCGGACATAACGGTGCCGGGAAAAGCACGCTCTGCAAAGTGCTCACGAATATTATTAAACCGGATACCGGTACCTTTGACATGCAAGGGGAAACGACGGCGCTTCTCAATTACGGTACCGGATTTAACGATCAACTCACGGGCGCCGATAACGTTTATCTCAACGGTATGTTCATGGGCTTGCCGAAACCATACCTCCATGAGAAATACCCGGAAATCGTGCGTTTTTCCGAGCTCTCCAAATTTATGGAACGCCCGATCAAATACTATTCCAGCGGCATGCGGGCAAGGCTCGGTTTTAGCATCGCCGCAACGTTGCAACCGGATATTTTTATTATCGATGAAGCCCTCTCCACCGGAGACATCGCTTTCCAACAAAAAGCAAGCGAGAAAATCCAAGATATGATGGAAAGCGCCAAAGCCGTCATCATCGTCTCTCACAGCATGAGCTTTGTGGAGAAGGTATGCACCCGCGCCATCTGGATGGAGCAAGGCACGGTTAAATACGACGGCGAAGCCCAAGAAACGGTGAATCTCTACAAAGCGCAAGTAAAGGGAAGAGTCGGCAAGAAAGTGCGAAGAAAAAAAGGAAGGAAAAAAGAACAGAGCGCGAGTAAGTGA
- a CDS encoding glycosyltransferase, with translation MSKKVVHMTSVHHPFDTRIYHKECLSLKRAGYDVTLIAPETDAESAIDIIPIKKYKNKCLRMAFSTYQVYKQAKKLQADYYHFHDPELLPVAWLLNKKANVVIYDIHEDYATSIMQKEYLPRPLRKLVTKTYKWMENVLAKDMALCLAEKYYQELYPRGQVILNYPLLNETLMAQTVNEDSEDTGLPENKLLYTGNVDVDRGAYTQARLPLIDDDVTVYFFGKCAREVAENMYETAGDEKDRLMIEGIDRYVPREAIDRQYTNRRWLAGIALFPPTEHYKRKELTKFFEYMSAGIPILCSDFPVWKAFIDRYQCGIAVDPQEREAIQDALEYLRLYPEEAAKMGRNGQKAVREELNWHKEEEKLLQWYEEIGEQARLDDGRKAREAGDEHAK, from the coding sequence ATGAGCAAAAAAGTCGTGCACATGACCTCGGTGCACCATCCGTTTGACACGAGAATTTACCATAAAGAGTGCCTGTCGCTTAAGCGCGCGGGCTATGATGTTACGCTGATCGCTCCTGAAACCGACGCCGAGAGCGCGATCGACATCATCCCTATTAAAAAATATAAAAATAAATGTTTGCGAATGGCCTTTTCCACCTATCAGGTCTATAAACAAGCCAAAAAGCTGCAAGCGGACTACTATCATTTTCACGATCCGGAACTGCTCCCGGTTGCTTGGCTTCTGAATAAAAAAGCCAATGTCGTCATCTACGATATTCACGAAGATTACGCGACGAGTATCATGCAAAAAGAATATCTCCCGCGGCCGCTACGAAAACTAGTTACAAAGACGTACAAATGGATGGAAAATGTTCTGGCCAAAGACATGGCTCTCTGTTTGGCGGAAAAATACTACCAAGAATTGTATCCGAGGGGGCAAGTGATTTTAAATTACCCGCTGCTCAATGAAACGCTCATGGCACAAACGGTCAACGAGGATAGCGAAGACACCGGCCTACCTGAAAACAAGCTGTTGTATACCGGAAACGTAGATGTGGATCGCGGGGCTTACACGCAAGCAAGACTTCCGCTCATCGACGATGACGTCACCGTTTATTTTTTCGGCAAATGTGCGCGTGAGGTGGCTGAAAACATGTATGAGACCGCCGGCGACGAAAAGGACAGGCTTATGATCGAGGGCATTGATCGCTATGTGCCCCGTGAAGCTATTGACCGCCAGTACACGAACCGGCGCTGGTTGGCGGGTATTGCCCTGTTTCCCCCGACGGAACATTACAAGCGCAAAGAACTCACCAAATTTTTTGAGTACATGAGCGCCGGCATTCCGATCCTATGTTCCGATTTTCCGGTTTGGAAAGCGTTCATTGATCGTTATCAATGCGGGATCGCGGTTGACCCTCAAGAAAGAGAAGCGATTCAAGATGCCCTTGAATATTTGCGATTGTACCCGGAAGAAGCGGCGAAAATGGGCCGAAATGGTCAAAAGGCGGTACGAGAAGAATTAAACTGGCACAAGGAAGAAGAAAAGCTGCTGCAATGGTATGAGGAGATCGGGGAACAAGCGCGGCTTGATGACGGCCGGAAAGCGCGTGAGGCTGGTGATGAACATGCAAAATGA
- a CDS encoding glycosyltransferase has translation MEKTKVMFFIYELGAGGAARTLLNIINHLDRTRFTPILVTLNFKGTYEQELADDVTFIKLDTKRLRKAIFPLAKVIRTEKPHIVFSTQFPDLNVAAILANLFSFTRAKSIVREADHFGGSFRANTKLLITGLFYKFARQVISLSEGVKENLVRRYKIKPAHIQVIHNPIDVENIQEKMNEAIDAEHRDLFAPEENVIVTAGRLVAQKDQQTLLKAFAHVNTRMKSRLVILGEGPLQATLEQQAVELNIDTRVHFIGFQNNPYRYFHKADVFALSSKHEGFSHVIAEALATGTPVVSTDCRSGPAEVLNNGEFGSLCEVGNDEQMAGQIVEAMSFSGKERVEKGCKRAKDFDAGQIVAQYEETFLRTIT, from the coding sequence ATGGAAAAAACGAAGGTAATGTTTTTTATTTATGAATTGGGCGCTGGCGGCGCGGCGAGAACGTTATTGAATATCATCAATCATCTGGACCGAACGCGCTTTACGCCTATTTTGGTGACGCTCAACTTCAAAGGTACGTATGAACAGGAATTGGCCGATGATGTCACGTTTATTAAATTGGATACGAAGCGGTTACGGAAAGCCATTTTTCCGTTGGCGAAGGTGATCCGTACGGAAAAACCTCACATCGTTTTCAGCACGCAGTTTCCTGATTTGAACGTGGCCGCGATACTGGCCAATCTTTTTTCCTTTACACGCGCGAAAAGCATCGTGCGCGAGGCGGATCATTTCGGTGGTAGCTTCCGAGCGAACACGAAGTTGCTTATCACTGGTTTATTTTACAAATTCGCCCGACAAGTGATTTCTTTGTCGGAAGGCGTAAAAGAAAACCTTGTCCGACGCTATAAAATAAAACCCGCCCATATACAAGTGATTCATAACCCGATTGATGTTGAAAACATACAGGAGAAAATGAACGAAGCCATCGATGCAGAACATCGAGACTTATTCGCACCGGAAGAAAACGTCATTGTGACCGCGGGACGTCTCGTTGCACAAAAGGACCAGCAAACGTTGCTGAAGGCATTCGCGCACGTGAACACGCGCATGAAAAGCCGTTTGGTTATTCTCGGGGAAGGTCCGTTACAAGCAACGCTGGAACAACAAGCGGTTGAATTGAACATCGACACCCGCGTGCATTTCATCGGCTTTCAAAACAATCCGTATCGCTATTTTCACAAAGCAGATGTATTCGCGCTTTCGTCCAAGCATGAAGGCTTTAGCCATGTGATCGCGGAAGCACTGGCGACCGGCACGCCCGTCGTTTCCACCGATTGCCGCTCGGGCCCGGCGGAAGTGCTAAACAATGGCGAATTCGGCTCCCTCTGTGAAGTCGGCAATGACGAACAAATGGCGGGACAGATCGTGGAGGCCATGTCATTTTCGGGAAAAGAACGCGTAGAAAAGGGTTGCAAACGTGCAAAGGATTTTGACGCGGGACAAATTGTGGCGCAATATGAAGAAACATTCCTGCGAACGATAACGTAA
- a CDS encoding glycosyltransferase family 2 protein, protein MNMQNDARPLISIITPSYNSETYLPDAIRSVQAQTYTNWEMIITDDCSSDNTVVAIQPFLEDDRITLIRLSENSGPGVARNTSIEAANGRFLAFLDADDQWLPEKLDKQLRFMQEGQIAFSFTPYRKVKKDGTDTGTIVSIPERIEYKKLLKQNVIGCLTVMLDRQMIGEVKMNPMRTRQDFALWLHLCRSGWTAYGLQEVLAKYRVVEHSISSNKLTMAKNNWRMYRDIEQLSLSRSLWYFLHYVYRSSKKYLIK, encoded by the coding sequence ATGAACATGCAAAATGATGCCCGCCCGCTGATTTCCATCATCACCCCTAGCTACAATTCCGAAACGTATCTTCCCGATGCGATTCGCTCCGTACAGGCGCAGACGTACACAAACTGGGAAATGATCATTACCGATGATTGTTCCTCCGACAACACGGTCGTCGCCATTCAACCGTTTCTGGAAGATGATCGCATTACGTTGATCCGCCTTTCCGAGAACAGCGGCCCCGGTGTGGCACGAAATACGTCCATCGAAGCAGCCAACGGACGTTTCCTCGCCTTTTTGGATGCCGACGACCAGTGGCTGCCCGAAAAATTGGACAAACAATTGCGGTTTATGCAGGAAGGGCAGATCGCCTTTTCGTTTACCCCCTATCGCAAGGTAAAAAAAGATGGCACGGACACCGGCACCATTGTGAGTATCCCGGAAAGAATAGAATACAAAAAGTTACTCAAACAGAATGTGATCGGTTGCTTAACGGTTATGTTGGATCGACAAATGATCGGGGAAGTGAAGATGAATCCGATGCGCACGCGTCAGGATTTTGCGCTTTGGCTCCACCTTTGCAGAAGCGGATGGACGGCCTACGGCCTCCAGGAAGTCCTTGCCAAATATAGGGTAGTCGAGCATTCCATCTCCAGCAACAAACTAACGATGGCCAAAAACAACTGGCGGATGTACCGGGACATTGAACAGTTGAGTTTGTCCCGCAGCCTTTGGTATTTCCTCCATTACGTATACCGGAGTTCCAAAAAGTATTTAATAAAATGA
- a CDS encoding ABC transporter permease, producing the protein MRQYLQEIQKRKDLLVYLVQSGLKAENRNSYLGYFWWLLDPLLNVLVYYFLVGVLLDRGGDNFAVFLVIGLVAWRWINTTVNGSAKAILKYSSIINQVYLPKSIFPMTITSTQLINFAFGLVIIASFLIATGTVPGWQVIFLPVIILIQYVFLLAISLFLAYISVFIRDVDNILSHVTRVFFYASPIIWEGGRLGPAAEDNIWIDILVTVNPIAHIVTGYRDILMEQSMPDWTGLFLIGFFSIVAIVVLIYYYSRNEHKIIKAL; encoded by the coding sequence ATGCGACAATATTTACAGGAAATCCAAAAAAGAAAAGACCTCTTGGTCTATCTGGTACAATCAGGGTTAAAGGCCGAGAATCGCAATAGCTACTTAGGATACTTTTGGTGGTTGTTGGATCCTTTGCTCAACGTCCTCGTTTATTATTTTTTGGTCGGCGTTTTGCTCGACCGCGGCGGAGACAACTTTGCCGTCTTTCTGGTGATCGGCTTGGTCGCCTGGCGCTGGATCAACACGACGGTCAATGGCTCCGCAAAAGCGATTTTAAAATATTCGTCGATTATTAATCAGGTCTACTTGCCGAAATCGATCTTTCCGATGACGATTACCTCGACGCAATTGATTAACTTTGCTTTTGGGCTCGTGATTATTGCTTCCTTTCTAATTGCTACGGGTACCGTGCCCGGATGGCAAGTGATCTTTTTACCTGTGATCATCCTGATTCAATATGTATTTTTATTAGCCATTAGTCTGTTTTTGGCCTATATCAGTGTGTTTATTCGCGATGTAGACAATATTTTGTCCCACGTGACACGGGTGTTTTTTTACGCATCCCCGATCATTTGGGAAGGCGGGCGTCTAGGCCCGGCGGCCGAAGACAACATCTGGATAGATATCCTTGTGACCGTCAACCCTATCGCACATATCGTAACAGGATACAGAGACATTCTCATGGAACAATCCATGCCGGATTGGACCGGCTTGTTCTTGATCGGATTTTTCTCGATCGTAGCGATCGTTGTCCTGATTTATTATTACAGCCGCAATGAACATAAAATTATTAAGGCATTGTGA